A region of Culicoides brevitarsis isolate CSIRO-B50_1 chromosome 1, AGI_CSIRO_Cbre_v1, whole genome shotgun sequence DNA encodes the following proteins:
- the LOC134836329 gene encoding protein Peter pan, which translates to MKKKRHTKKSKKPPTMPQEERLEDKLAPHSFVISRGIRNRNVQHICRDLRRVMEPYTATHLKERRCNKIKDFVSLSGIFHVSNMCIFTQTETQLSLKIARMPKGPTLTFKVHQYTLARDVVSSMKTQYFDEDCYHQPPIVILNGFSASGDAKHMKLMTHTFQNMFPAINLSTVKLSNLKRCVLFSFNPTTKLIDVRHYCIRPQPVGINKGVKKLVNRQIPDLSKFEDISEFVTKADLLSGSEFEDEEKTVVMPATTKRGNIKENKSAIKLYELGPRFTIQLIKIEEGMMNGEVFFHEYISKTEEEVAATKARRDKRKRLKEQRKQKMKANIKAKEEAKLKNKKKSQQNQTNEDDEEEPMDQDDDENAGKRKYNSDTEPEEDDE; encoded by the coding sequence atgaagaaaaaacgccacacgaaaaaatcaaaaaagccTCCGACGATGCCGCAAGAAGAGCGTTTGGAAGATAAACTTGCGCCTCATTCATTTGTGATCTCGCGCGGCATCCGAAACCGAAACGTTCAGCACATTTGTCGAGATTTGCGTCGCGTAATGGAGCCTTATACCGCAACACATCTCAAGGAACGCCGTTGCAACAAAATCAAGGACTTTGTCTCCCTTTCGGGCATCTTTCACGTCTCGAACATGTGCATTTTCACGCAAACCGAGACCCAATTGTCGCTAAAAATCGCCCGAATGCCCAAAGGACCCACGCTGACCTTCAAAGTGCATCAATACACGCTCGCCCGTGACGTCGTCTCTTCCATGAAAACGCAATATTTCGACGAGGATTGCTACCATCAGCCGCCAATTGTCATTTTGAATGGATTTTCCGCGAGCGGCGATGCGAAACACATGAAACTCATGACGCACACTTTCCAAAATATGTTCCCGGCAATCAATTTATCGACCGTTAAGTTGTCCAATTTGAAGCGTTGCGTGCTTTTTTCCTTCAATCCGACGACGAAACTCATCGATGTGCGACATTATTGCATCCGACCGCAGCCCGTGGGCATCAACAAGGGCGTCAAAAAGCTCGTGAATCGACAAATTCCGGATTTATCGAAATTCGAAGACATCTCGGAATTTGTGACGAAAGCAGATTTACTCTCGGGCTCCGAATTCGAGGACGAGGAAAAGACAGTTGTGATGCCAGCGACGACAAAACGCGGGAATATCAAGGAAAATAAGTCGGCGATCAAGTTGTATGAATTGGGACCGCGATTCACGATTCAGCTGATAAAAATCGAGGAAGGCATGATGAATGGCGAAGTCTTTTTCCACGAATATATTTCGAAGACGGAGGAAGAAGTTGCAGCGACAAAAGCTCGAAGAGACAAGAGAAAACGATTGAAGGAACAGAGAAAGCAGAAAATGAAGGCAAATATTAAAGCGAAGGAAGAagcaaagttgaaaaataagaaaaagtcGCAACAAAATCAAACGAATGAAGATGACGAGGAAGAGCCAATGGATCAAGATGACGACGAAAATGCTGGAAAACGAAAATATAATTCAGATACTGAACCAGAAGAAgatgatgaataa
- the LOC134836768 gene encoding probable phenylalanine--tRNA ligase, mitochondrial, with protein sequence MLKLLRASPNFRAFSTIVNPSKNTVSVGGVNYEADNFTNITEKILSYNGRNLHLQKNHPLSILRQKIVNYFYTSYLNNKGNPLFSVYDSLSPIVSVQQNFDNLLIPKDHPSRAKGDCYYINQNFLFRGHTTAHQVDLIRSGLDNFLIVGDVYRRDEIDSTHYPVFHQIDGVRIVHRDKLFGDSMDLEIFEQHYKTNLNKNIPPEDLQKCIDQNKQPNHTLEAVKVMEHELKQILSELAKTLFGSKIECRWVDTHFPFTQPSWELEILHKGKWIEVLGCGIMRDEILQNTGVTNSIGYAFGLGLERLAMILFDIPDIRLFWSRDSGFLSQFDEKKPIKKMKYKPVSSFPQCPNDISFWLPETMDLEAFPANDLFDMARDIGGDVIEQISLKDKFTHPKTGKSSLCYKIVYRHMERTLTQEEVNEIHKKIGETLAEKLGVVIR encoded by the exons ATGCTAAAACTACTCAGAGCTTCCCCAAACTTTCGGGCCTTCAGCACAATTGTCAACCCGAGCAAAAATACCGTGAGTGTCGGAGGCGTCAATTACGAAGCTGACAACTTCACAAACATcacagagaaaattttgtcgtACAACGGCCGAAACTTGcatctgcaaaaaaatcatccgCTCTCAATTTTACggcaaaaaatcgtaaattactTCTACACTTCGTATCTCAACAACAAAGGAAATCCCCTGTTTTCCGTTTACGACAGTTTGAGTCCAATTGTGTCAGTGCAACAGAATTTCGACAATTTGCTGATTCCAAAAGACCATCCAAGCCGCGCAAAAGGCGATTGTTATtacataaatcaaaattttttgttccgcGGGCACACGACAGCGCATCAAGTGGACCTCATCCGATCGggtttggataattttttgattgttggCGACGTTTATCGACGAGATGAGATCGATTCGACGCATTATCCGGTCTTTCATCAAATTGACGGCGTGAGAATCGTTCATCGGGACAAACTTTTCGGCGATTCGATGGATTTGGAGATTTTCGAACAGCATTACAAgacaaatttgaacaaaaatattccgcCGGAGGACTTGCAAAAGTGCATCGATCAGAATAAACAACCGAATCACACGTTGGAAGCAGTAAAAGTCATGGAACATGaactcaaacaaattttaagcgAACTCGCGAAAACACTTTTTGGCTCAAAAATCGAATGTCGATGGGTCGACACTCATTTTCCCTTCACGCAACCCTCGTGGGAGCTCGAAATCCTTCACAAAGGCAAATGGATCGAAGTTTTGGGCTGCGGCATCATGCGGGacgaaattttgcaaaatactGGCGTGACAAATTCCATCGGATACGCCTTTGGTCTCGGGCTTGAGAGACTCGCGATGATTCTTTTTGACATCCCCGACATTCGGCTGTTTTGGAGTCGCGATTCGGGCTTTTTGAGTCAATTCGACGAGAAAAAaccgattaaaaaaatgaaatataagcCAGTTTCGAGTTTTCCGCAATGTCCGAACGACATTTCCTTTTGGCTGCCAGAAACGATGGATTTGGAGGCGTTTCCGGCGAACGATTTGTTTGACATGGCACGCGACATTGGCGGTGATGTCATTGAacaa ATTTCGTTAAAAGATAAGTTCACACATCCCAAAACAGGTAAATCGAGTTTGTGCTATAAGATTGTCTATCGACATATGGAACGTACGTTGACGCAGGAGGAAGTCAATGAGATTCATAAGAAAATTGGGGAGACGTTGGCGGAAAAATTAGGAGTCGTTATACGatga
- the LOC134836699 gene encoding death-associated protein 1 yields MADEEQKLKAGHPPAVKAGGMRIVQHKSTNAERPGKDPVEVIGLSNPAPAVQTDVVATSKDTHNVSHKEHPAHHQKPVQNVPKPVVHNIQQPQK; encoded by the exons ATGGCTGATGAAGAGCAAAAACTTAAAGCAGGACATCCGCCTGCAG TGAAAGCTGGCGGCATGCGAATCGTGCAACACAAAAGTACAAACGCTGAGCGACCTGGCAAAGATCCCGTCGAGGTAATTGGCTTGTCGAATCCGGCGCCAGCTGTGCAAACAGACGTCGTGGCAACGAGTAAAGACACGCATAACGTGTCACACAAAGAGCATCCGGCGCATCATCAGAAACCCGTGCAAAATGTCCCGAAGCCAGTCGTGCATAACATTCAACAGCCTCAAAAGTAG